One Mercurialis annua linkage group LG3, ddMerAnnu1.2, whole genome shotgun sequence DNA window includes the following coding sequences:
- the LOC126671244 gene encoding protein SHORTAGE IN CHIASMATA 1 isoform X2, whose product MRTRFLNTDYFSSPNEETLTFLNLPIPNLLPSLHLPNLNALIFSSLDPYSNISIEIDRFPIDAALSKFISHVTPRKIDVDDLHFEDRTSRIYSVSEKEEETATAAVDTELAHGSEVILQFEEPELDALAENLLLPEEHLENLSEAPEIEIDPDFLRPGIKMQNSDKVQQYVYSVEDVTLDYDMIKQASVLDDDSGQEKMNFHHISFPLLEVDEINLRNLEDLSMEDELSSFSDNINFQWTQNDNPLSDGAELLDSMRYDVLEFLSDHCLSKIVLESEPASMDIVLAVDIIGMIDNVESAYCSLPVNPPVFQEYEFFEMDSSQACEVFFEKQKSDVPETWDWIFCKDKNFKDFNELIVSSELALVDEIFKTMPTPILSNGDKVKPLYSFIEKILDKVKPESFSLVDGIYLDWHLLEEDKCNSGTFCYWNVLKLDLHKTDFDWDCFDERKEVIDLALSDCDLDDPKIMEPEESLNMFSEVNSSVKQMGVESSKLSDDKCSKSENAKPLAKENAEKATLLFKSMSQFNDLDFFLNHGKATGGGKSESVITALGPSTTFPKESESRSILAADDNVDDHRMEKVLHFSPMKDDHSLRSLEAADRVEACGLPVADPNVPNQMKSEPSQGCLMSSPEIVIVVNTQNFDKEMIVSRRSTYQKILAMEKEGLQVVERDLDLPVDVVIISAICLVWYDCRNIRKKATAADEASSSLPICIDNIATNVLTLLSCAFSCCVLVFEGDTNFLSTVMESSDGLYAAAASLGIDLQLFCSYSSELTDEIILSNICYAAKLYQGACPKMPESETLAESFLTKFPSINPLTAHAILSSEGLLIEFLGWSNERRILAVQQHYVSEESIALFSALCSYGEREDSKSIMTDCSSSVSSGPDSNKDNFNVVSEIRQRKCMRSPQKVDMCVADMWQPEPLNQFLDDTRLPAVSGLDNCWISRESEILNEFQWPELSLNDLSGHKQGSGTAQMVDSSPISKHYDCQKSKGPLILDEIKMSRSYLNDNLSDENYWAEMTTKKKLDWSNTRTSNVLHEDVLDREEDSRKSKAPRRLSFDKNCGPTFPTAAAINSRSDLLYSEMDHLQSSQQNNEYPDCGMPLKHPKELLEDILAQGSTRNAKASPFKEEISHFGGTPLSKAIHSTYPQAGSPWTLEFLNRIREKSRQRQQSLPCDSPTPDFGFTGSIPKVVKRRSPSILEFFKYKGGSNRGKAPEQKKQKQSRQLSSASKSARAQASFVPASTPIDKRSRQTLSFALNENGSQTRLVWSDGSAHRLNKKFRHQ is encoded by the exons ATGAGAACTAGATTTCTAAACACAGACTACTTCTCTTCTCCAAACGAAGAAACCCTAACGTTTCTGAATCTTCCAATCCCTAATCTCCTTCCTTCTCTGCATCTCCCTAACTTAAACGCACTAATATTCTCCTCTCTCGATCCCTACTCAAACATCTCCATTGAAATCGACAGATTTCCGATCGATGCAGCTCTATCTAAGTTTATTTCTCACGTAACACCTCGGAAAATCGACGTTGATGATCTACATTTTGAGGATCGCACCTCGCGCATTTACTCTGTGTCCGag AAAGAGGAAGAGACTGCTACTGCTGCTGTAGATACTGAGCTTGCACATGGATCTGAAGTCATTTTGCAATTTGAAGAGCCTGAGCTTGATGCATTGGCG GAAAATTTGCTCCTTCCTGAGGAGCACTTGGAAAATCTCTCAGAAGCTCCGGAGATTGAGATTGATCCA GATTTTCTTAGGCCAGGAATTAAGATGCAGAACTCTGACAAAGTTCAACAATACGTTTATTCAGTTGAAGATGTTACTTTAGACTATGACATGATTAAACAGGCTTCTGTTTTAGATGATGATTCTGGTCAAGAGAAAATGAACTTCCATCATATCTCCTTTCCTCTTCTCGAAGTGGATGAGATAAATCTGAGAAATCTGGAAGACCTATCTATGGAAGATGAACTTTCGTCATTCTCTGATAATATTAATTTCCAATGGACTCAGAATGATAACCCGCTAAGTGATGGGGCAGAGCTATTGGATTCTATGCGCTATGATGTTCTTGAGTTCCTTTCAGATCATTGTCTATCAAAAATTGTTCTTGAATCTGAGCCTGCGTCCATGGACATAGTTTTGGCAGTGGACATTATAGGCATGATTGACAATGTAGAATCAGCATATTGTTCTCTGCCGGTGAATCCACCTGTTTTCCAGGAATATGAATTCTTTGAAATGGACTCGTCTCAAGCTTGTGAAGTCTTCTTTGAGAAGCAAAAATCTGATGTACCAGAAACATGGGATTGGATTTTCTGCAAAGACAAGAATTTTAAGGATTTCAATGAATTAATTGTTAGTTCTGAGCTAGCTCTGGTGGatgagatatttaaaacaaTGCCTACACCTATTCTATCTAATGGTGACAAAGTAAAACCATTGTATTCCTTTATCGAGAAAATACTAGACAAAGTAAAGCCAGAATCCTTTTCTCTAGTTGATGGGATTTACCTGGATTGGCACCTATTAGAAGAAGATAAATGCAACAGTGGGACGTTCTGCTACTGGAATGTGTTGAAGTTGGATTTACACAAAACTGATTTTGACTGGGATTGTTTTGACGAGAGAAAGGAGGTGATAGATCTAGCTTTATCTGATTGTGATTTGGATGATCCAAAAATTATGGAGCCTGAGGAATCACTGAATATGTTTTCTGAAGTCAATTCCAGTGTTAAACAGATGGGAGTTGAGTCAAGTAAGTTGTCAGATGATAAATGCTCAAAATCAGAAAATGCGAAGCCCTTAGCTAAGGAAAATGCTGAGAAGGCAACACTGTTATTCAAATCTATGTCACAATTCAATGATCTGGATTTTTTCTTGAATCATGGGAAAGCCACTGGTGGAGGAAAAAGTGAATCTGTAATCACAGCGCTAGGTCCTAGTACTACATTTCCCAAG GAAAGTGAGTCTCGTTCTATTTTAGCTGCAGATGATAACGTGGATGACCACAGAATGGAGAAGGTGTTACATTTTTCACCTATGAAGGATGATCATAGCTTGAGAAGTTTAGAAGCTGCAGATAGAGTAGAAGCTTGCGGCTTGCCTGTGGCAGATCCTAATGTGCCCAATCAGATGAAATCAGAGCCAAGTCAAGGGTGCTTGATGTCTTCCCCTGAGATAGTAATTGTTGTGAATACACAAAATTTTGACAAGGAAATGATAGTATCTAGAAGAAGCACATACCAAAAAATCCTTGCAATGGAGAAAGAGGGATTACAAGTTGTAGAACGTGACTTAGATCTGCCTGTGGATGTTGTTATTATTTCTGCTATTTGCTTGGTGTGGTACGATTGCAGAAACATTAGAAAGAAGGCAACTGCTGCAGATGAAGCTTCTTCTTCCTTGCCAATATGCATTGACAATATAGCTACAAATGTTCTCACATTGCTAAGTTGCGCGTTCAGCTGCTGTGTTCTG GTATTTGAGGGAGATACTAACTTCCTTTCTACTGTAATGGAATCCTCAGATGGACTCTATGCAGCAGCTGCAAGCCTGGGAATTGATTTACAGCTTTTCTGTTCCTATTCGTCTGAGCTGACTGATGAAATTATATTAAGTAATATCTGTTATGCCGCTAAGCTGTATCAGGGTGCCTGTCCTAAAATGCCCGAATCAGAAACCCTAGCAGAATCATTCCTTACGAAATTTCCTTCAATTAATCCGTTGACAGCTCATGCTATACTGTCTTCAGAAGGCTTGCTCATCGAGTTTCTAGGGTGGTCAAATGAACGCAGGATCCTCGCAGTTCAGCAGCATTATGTTTCTGAAGAAAGCATTGCTCTGTTTAGTGCTTTGTGCAGCTATGGTGAACGTGAGGATTCTAAATCTATTATGACCGACTGCTCCTCCTCTGTCTCTTCGGGTCCTGACTCAAATAAGGATAATTTTAATGTTGTTTCTGAAATAAGACAAAGAAAATGCATGCGTAGCCCACAAAAAGTTGACATGTGTGTGGCCGACATGTGGCAGCCTGAGCCCTTAAATCAGTTCCTTGATGATACACGCCTTCCTGCAGTGTCAGGGCTAGATAACTGTTGGATCTCAAGGGAGAGTGAAATTTTAAACGAATTTCAATGGCCAGAGCTATCTTTGAACGATTTGTCTGGTCACAAACAGGGATCTGGAACTGCTCAGATGGTGGATTCTTCTCCTATCTCCAAGCATTATGATTGTCAGAAATCCAAAGGTCCTCTGATATTagatgaaattaaaatgtcacgaTCTTATTTGAATGATAACTTGTCGGATGAAAATTACTGGGCGGAAATGACAACTAAGAAGAAGTTGGACTGGAGTAACACAAGAACATCTAATGTTCTGCATGAAGATGTTTTAG ATAGAGAAGAGGACTCTAGAAAGTCTAAGGCTCCCAGAAGATTGTCATTTGATAAAAATTGTGGCCCCACGTTTCCTACTGCTGCTGCAATCAACTCCAGGTCAGATTTACTGTATTCGGAAATGGATCATTTACAAAGCTCGCAGCAAAATAATGAATACCCTGATTGTGGCATGCCTTTAAAACATCCAAAAGAGCTATTAGAGGACATTTTAGCGCAAGGATCTACAAGAAATGCCAAAGCATCACCATTCAAGGAGGAGATTTCACATTTTGGAGGAACACCATTGTCTAAAGCAATTCATTCTACATATCCACAAGCAGGTTCACCCTGGACATTAGAGTTTCTCAATAGAATTCGGGAAAAGAGTAGACAGCGGCAGCAGTCCCTCCCATGTGATTCACCAACTCCTGATTTTGGCTTTACGGGTAGCATTCCAAAAGTTGTGAAGAGAAGAAGTCCATCAATTCTTGAGTTTTTCAAGTACAAAGGGGGAAGTAATCGTGGGAAAGCACCGGAACAAAAGAAGCAGAAGCAGTCAAGACAATTGTCAAGCGCATCCAAGAGCGCTAGAGCTCAAGCCTCTTTTGTTCCAGCATCGACACCAATTGATAAGAGATCAAGACAG ACCTTATCATTTGCATTGAATGAAAATGGAAGTCAGACTAGGCTTGTGTGGAGTGATGGAAGTGCACACCGTCTTAATAAAAAGTTCCGTCATCAATGA
- the LOC126671244 gene encoding protein SHORTAGE IN CHIASMATA 1 isoform X1, which produces MRTRFLNTDYFSSPNEETLTFLNLPIPNLLPSLHLPNLNALIFSSLDPYSNISIEIDRFPIDAALSKFISHVTPRKIDVDDLHFEDRTSRIYSVSEKEEETATAAVDTELAHGSEVILQFEEPELDALAENLLLPEEHLENLSEAPEIEIDPDFLRPGIKMQNSDKVQQYVYSVEDVTLDYDMIKQASVLDDDSGQEKMNFHHISFPLLEVDEINLRNLEDLSMEDELSSFSDNINFQWTQNDNPLSDGAELLDSMRYDVLEFLSDHCLSKIVLESEPASMDIVLAVDIIGMIDNVESAYCSLPVNPPVFQEYEFFEMDSSQACEVFFEKQKSDVPETWDWIFCKDKNFKDFNELIVSSELALVDEIFKTMPTPILSNGDKVKPLYSFIEKILDKVKPESFSLVDGIYLDWHLLEEDKCNSGTFCYWNVLKLDLHKTDFDWDCFDERKEVIDLALSDCDLDDPKIMEPEESLNMFSEVNSSVKQMGVESSKLSDDKCSKSENAKPLAKENAEKATLLFKSMSQFNDLDFFLNHGKATGGGKSESVITALGPSTTFPKESESRSILAADDNVDDHRMEKVLHFSPMKDDHSLRSLEAADRVEACGLPVADPNVPNQMKSEPSQGCLMSSPEIVIVVNTQNFDKEMIVSRRSTYQKILAMEKEGLQVVERDLDLPVDVVIISAICLVWYDCRNIRKKATAADEASSSLPICIDNIATNVLTLLSCAFSCCVLVFEGDTNFLSTVMESSDGLYAAAASLGIDLQLFCSYSSELTDEIILSNICYAAKLYQGACPKMPESETLAESFLTKFPSINPLTAHAILSSEGLLIEFLGWSNERRILAVQQHYVSEESIALFSALCSYGEREDSKSIMTDCSSSVSSGPDSNKDNFNVVSEIRQRKCMRSPQKVDMCVADMWQPEPLNQFLDDTRLPAVSGLDNCWISRESEILNEFQWPELSLNDLSGHKQGSGTAQMVDSSPISKHYDCQKSKGPLILDEIKMSRSYLNDNLSDENYWAEMTTKKKLDWSNTRTSNVLHEDVLGEVIDLTDYLGKDVPSITNSIYFSTWPPDREEDSRKSKAPRRLSFDKNCGPTFPTAAAINSRSDLLYSEMDHLQSSQQNNEYPDCGMPLKHPKELLEDILAQGSTRNAKASPFKEEISHFGGTPLSKAIHSTYPQAGSPWTLEFLNRIREKSRQRQQSLPCDSPTPDFGFTGSIPKVVKRRSPSILEFFKYKGGSNRGKAPEQKKQKQSRQLSSASKSARAQASFVPASTPIDKRSRQTLSFALNENGSQTRLVWSDGSAHRLNKKFRHQ; this is translated from the exons ATGAGAACTAGATTTCTAAACACAGACTACTTCTCTTCTCCAAACGAAGAAACCCTAACGTTTCTGAATCTTCCAATCCCTAATCTCCTTCCTTCTCTGCATCTCCCTAACTTAAACGCACTAATATTCTCCTCTCTCGATCCCTACTCAAACATCTCCATTGAAATCGACAGATTTCCGATCGATGCAGCTCTATCTAAGTTTATTTCTCACGTAACACCTCGGAAAATCGACGTTGATGATCTACATTTTGAGGATCGCACCTCGCGCATTTACTCTGTGTCCGag AAAGAGGAAGAGACTGCTACTGCTGCTGTAGATACTGAGCTTGCACATGGATCTGAAGTCATTTTGCAATTTGAAGAGCCTGAGCTTGATGCATTGGCG GAAAATTTGCTCCTTCCTGAGGAGCACTTGGAAAATCTCTCAGAAGCTCCGGAGATTGAGATTGATCCA GATTTTCTTAGGCCAGGAATTAAGATGCAGAACTCTGACAAAGTTCAACAATACGTTTATTCAGTTGAAGATGTTACTTTAGACTATGACATGATTAAACAGGCTTCTGTTTTAGATGATGATTCTGGTCAAGAGAAAATGAACTTCCATCATATCTCCTTTCCTCTTCTCGAAGTGGATGAGATAAATCTGAGAAATCTGGAAGACCTATCTATGGAAGATGAACTTTCGTCATTCTCTGATAATATTAATTTCCAATGGACTCAGAATGATAACCCGCTAAGTGATGGGGCAGAGCTATTGGATTCTATGCGCTATGATGTTCTTGAGTTCCTTTCAGATCATTGTCTATCAAAAATTGTTCTTGAATCTGAGCCTGCGTCCATGGACATAGTTTTGGCAGTGGACATTATAGGCATGATTGACAATGTAGAATCAGCATATTGTTCTCTGCCGGTGAATCCACCTGTTTTCCAGGAATATGAATTCTTTGAAATGGACTCGTCTCAAGCTTGTGAAGTCTTCTTTGAGAAGCAAAAATCTGATGTACCAGAAACATGGGATTGGATTTTCTGCAAAGACAAGAATTTTAAGGATTTCAATGAATTAATTGTTAGTTCTGAGCTAGCTCTGGTGGatgagatatttaaaacaaTGCCTACACCTATTCTATCTAATGGTGACAAAGTAAAACCATTGTATTCCTTTATCGAGAAAATACTAGACAAAGTAAAGCCAGAATCCTTTTCTCTAGTTGATGGGATTTACCTGGATTGGCACCTATTAGAAGAAGATAAATGCAACAGTGGGACGTTCTGCTACTGGAATGTGTTGAAGTTGGATTTACACAAAACTGATTTTGACTGGGATTGTTTTGACGAGAGAAAGGAGGTGATAGATCTAGCTTTATCTGATTGTGATTTGGATGATCCAAAAATTATGGAGCCTGAGGAATCACTGAATATGTTTTCTGAAGTCAATTCCAGTGTTAAACAGATGGGAGTTGAGTCAAGTAAGTTGTCAGATGATAAATGCTCAAAATCAGAAAATGCGAAGCCCTTAGCTAAGGAAAATGCTGAGAAGGCAACACTGTTATTCAAATCTATGTCACAATTCAATGATCTGGATTTTTTCTTGAATCATGGGAAAGCCACTGGTGGAGGAAAAAGTGAATCTGTAATCACAGCGCTAGGTCCTAGTACTACATTTCCCAAG GAAAGTGAGTCTCGTTCTATTTTAGCTGCAGATGATAACGTGGATGACCACAGAATGGAGAAGGTGTTACATTTTTCACCTATGAAGGATGATCATAGCTTGAGAAGTTTAGAAGCTGCAGATAGAGTAGAAGCTTGCGGCTTGCCTGTGGCAGATCCTAATGTGCCCAATCAGATGAAATCAGAGCCAAGTCAAGGGTGCTTGATGTCTTCCCCTGAGATAGTAATTGTTGTGAATACACAAAATTTTGACAAGGAAATGATAGTATCTAGAAGAAGCACATACCAAAAAATCCTTGCAATGGAGAAAGAGGGATTACAAGTTGTAGAACGTGACTTAGATCTGCCTGTGGATGTTGTTATTATTTCTGCTATTTGCTTGGTGTGGTACGATTGCAGAAACATTAGAAAGAAGGCAACTGCTGCAGATGAAGCTTCTTCTTCCTTGCCAATATGCATTGACAATATAGCTACAAATGTTCTCACATTGCTAAGTTGCGCGTTCAGCTGCTGTGTTCTG GTATTTGAGGGAGATACTAACTTCCTTTCTACTGTAATGGAATCCTCAGATGGACTCTATGCAGCAGCTGCAAGCCTGGGAATTGATTTACAGCTTTTCTGTTCCTATTCGTCTGAGCTGACTGATGAAATTATATTAAGTAATATCTGTTATGCCGCTAAGCTGTATCAGGGTGCCTGTCCTAAAATGCCCGAATCAGAAACCCTAGCAGAATCATTCCTTACGAAATTTCCTTCAATTAATCCGTTGACAGCTCATGCTATACTGTCTTCAGAAGGCTTGCTCATCGAGTTTCTAGGGTGGTCAAATGAACGCAGGATCCTCGCAGTTCAGCAGCATTATGTTTCTGAAGAAAGCATTGCTCTGTTTAGTGCTTTGTGCAGCTATGGTGAACGTGAGGATTCTAAATCTATTATGACCGACTGCTCCTCCTCTGTCTCTTCGGGTCCTGACTCAAATAAGGATAATTTTAATGTTGTTTCTGAAATAAGACAAAGAAAATGCATGCGTAGCCCACAAAAAGTTGACATGTGTGTGGCCGACATGTGGCAGCCTGAGCCCTTAAATCAGTTCCTTGATGATACACGCCTTCCTGCAGTGTCAGGGCTAGATAACTGTTGGATCTCAAGGGAGAGTGAAATTTTAAACGAATTTCAATGGCCAGAGCTATCTTTGAACGATTTGTCTGGTCACAAACAGGGATCTGGAACTGCTCAGATGGTGGATTCTTCTCCTATCTCCAAGCATTATGATTGTCAGAAATCCAAAGGTCCTCTGATATTagatgaaattaaaatgtcacgaTCTTATTTGAATGATAACTTGTCGGATGAAAATTACTGGGCGGAAATGACAACTAAGAAGAAGTTGGACTGGAGTAACACAAGAACATCTAATGTTCTGCATGAAGATGTTTTAGGTGAAGTTATTGACCTTACCGATTATCTGGGTAAGGACGTTCCTTCAATCACTAACTccatttatttttcaacttGGCCACCAGATAGAGAAGAGGACTCTAGAAAGTCTAAGGCTCCCAGAAGATTGTCATTTGATAAAAATTGTGGCCCCACGTTTCCTACTGCTGCTGCAATCAACTCCAGGTCAGATTTACTGTATTCGGAAATGGATCATTTACAAAGCTCGCAGCAAAATAATGAATACCCTGATTGTGGCATGCCTTTAAAACATCCAAAAGAGCTATTAGAGGACATTTTAGCGCAAGGATCTACAAGAAATGCCAAAGCATCACCATTCAAGGAGGAGATTTCACATTTTGGAGGAACACCATTGTCTAAAGCAATTCATTCTACATATCCACAAGCAGGTTCACCCTGGACATTAGAGTTTCTCAATAGAATTCGGGAAAAGAGTAGACAGCGGCAGCAGTCCCTCCCATGTGATTCACCAACTCCTGATTTTGGCTTTACGGGTAGCATTCCAAAAGTTGTGAAGAGAAGAAGTCCATCAATTCTTGAGTTTTTCAAGTACAAAGGGGGAAGTAATCGTGGGAAAGCACCGGAACAAAAGAAGCAGAAGCAGTCAAGACAATTGTCAAGCGCATCCAAGAGCGCTAGAGCTCAAGCCTCTTTTGTTCCAGCATCGACACCAATTGATAAGAGATCAAGACAG ACCTTATCATTTGCATTGAATGAAAATGGAAGTCAGACTAGGCTTGTGTGGAGTGATGGAAGTGCACACCGTCTTAATAAAAAGTTCCGTCATCAATGA